One genomic window of Sphingomonas sp. C3-2 includes the following:
- the gltX gene encoding glutamate--tRNA ligase: MRVGASVENKPVVTRFAPSPTGFLHIGGARTALFNWLFARHHGGKFLLRIEDTDRARSTQEAIDAILDGMSWLGLDWDGDTVYQFARAERHAEVANALLESGHAYRCYATPEELAELREQQRAAKQPMRYDGRWRDRDPSEAPEGAPFVIRLKALHEGETAIEDAVQGRVVVQNSELDDMILLRSDGTPTYMLAVVVDDNDMGVTHVIRGDDHLNNAFRQLGIIRAMGWDEPVYAHIPLIHGNDGAKLSKRHGALGVDAYRDEMGLLPEAVGNYLLRLGWGHGDDEIISREQAIEWFDLAGVGRSPSRFDIKKLENLNGHYIREGDDARLATLVAPRVESRLGVTLDHAQITLLTAAMASLKPRAKTLDELAEGALFLFEKRPLSLDEKASTLVGGEAATLLAKAGAALESSAEWSAPELENAVRQVAEDAGIGLGKVAQPLRAALTGRATSPGIFDVLVLLGKQESLARIHDQVA, translated from the coding sequence ATGCGCGTGGGCGCAAGCGTTGAAAACAAGCCTGTTGTAACCCGGTTCGCGCCTTCCCCGACCGGTTTCCTGCATATCGGCGGTGCCCGCACCGCCCTGTTCAACTGGCTGTTCGCGCGCCACCATGGCGGCAAGTTCCTGCTGCGCATCGAGGACACCGATCGTGCGCGTTCGACCCAGGAGGCGATCGACGCGATCCTTGACGGCATGAGCTGGCTTGGCCTCGATTGGGACGGCGACACCGTCTACCAGTTCGCGCGTGCCGAGCGTCATGCCGAAGTGGCGAACGCGCTGCTCGAATCGGGGCATGCCTATCGCTGCTATGCGACCCCCGAGGAACTGGCGGAACTGCGCGAGCAGCAGCGCGCGGCCAAGCAGCCGATGCGCTATGACGGCCGCTGGCGCGACCGCGACCCTTCCGAGGCCCCCGAGGGCGCCCCCTTCGTAATCCGCCTCAAGGCGCTGCACGAAGGCGAGACGGCGATTGAGGACGCCGTGCAGGGCCGCGTCGTCGTCCAGAACAGCGAGCTGGACGACATGATCCTGCTGCGTTCGGACGGCACCCCCACCTATATGCTCGCCGTGGTCGTGGACGATAACGACATGGGCGTGACGCATGTCATCCGCGGCGACGACCATCTGAACAACGCCTTCCGCCAGCTCGGCATCATCCGCGCGATGGGCTGGGACGAGCCGGTTTACGCGCACATTCCGCTGATCCACGGCAATGACGGCGCCAAGCTGTCCAAGCGCCACGGCGCGCTGGGCGTGGACGCGTACCGCGACGAGATGGGCCTGCTGCCCGAAGCGGTCGGCAATTATCTGCTCCGCCTCGGCTGGGGCCACGGCGACGATGAGATCATCAGCCGCGAGCAGGCGATCGAATGGTTCGACCTGGCCGGCGTGGGACGTTCGCCTTCGCGCTTCGACATCAAGAAGCTCGAAAATCTGAACGGCCATTATATTCGCGAAGGCGATGATGCGCGTCTGGCAACGCTGGTTGCCCCGCGCGTGGAAAGCCGGCTTGGCGTGACGCTGGACCATGCGCAGATCACCCTGCTGACCGCGGCGATGGCATCGCTCAAACCGCGTGCAAAGACACTCGATGAACTGGCCGAAGGCGCGCTTTTCCTCTTTGAAAAGCGCCCGCTTTCGCTCGACGAAAAGGCTTCGACTCTGGTAGGAGGCGAAGCGGCAACCCTGCTGGCAAAAGCGGGTGCCGCCTTGGAGAGCTCGGCAGAATGGTCCGCACCTGAACTGGAAAATGCGGTGCGCCAGGTCGCTGAAGATGCCGGAATTGGTCTGGGGAAGGTTGCGCAACCGCTCAGGGCTGCCCTGACGGGGCGTGCGACCTCACCGGGAATATTTGACGTGCTCGTGCTGCTTGGAAAGCAGGAGTCGCTTGCACGTATCCATGATCAGGTCGCCTGA
- a CDS encoding ComEC/Rec2 family competence protein → MEKERDQLPLWLPIGLGAGIAAWFVLPSQAHWAAAIFTFLALALLGVALGLFRRSGKALLLFGLSGALGVALIGVRSEMVAAPRLERPVVSTFSAEVEKVEKLPARGLVRLTVAPVADAKLPPRLRINVVDTDPVAVVVAPGAQMSLKARLMPPPDAAVPGAYDYARIAWFQGVGATGRALGPITLLSAGKPRWGSDFRARLTAHIHEALPGAPGGIAAALVTGDRGAISEADAEAMRRSGLAHLLSISGLHVTAVVGATMLLVLKLLALSPRLALNAPLLLISAAAGALAGIGYTLLSGAEVPTIRSCIAALLVLGGLALGRDAITLRLIATGALFVLLFWPESLVGPSFQMSFAAVTALVALHEHPRMKALLARRDEPMPMTLARSLFGLLATGIAVEIALMPIAMFHFHKTGVYGALANILAIPLTTFVVMPLEALALVFDLVGLGAPFWWGAGQALGLLLGVAHYTAALPGAVLGIPIIPTGAFALTVAGGLWICLWRTRVRWAGIFPLALGMGWMLATPAPDLLVTGDGRHLAIRTPGQGYAILRDRAGNYVRNTLGESAGTQQELISLDQAGAARCTPDSCVMEVADGGRTWRILALRSSYLLPRQELEPACALANIVVSERRLPSWCHPAWLKIDRSLLARTGGLAITLAGRRVSTVRQPGSDHPWENAAVGAVQ, encoded by the coding sequence TTGGAAAAGGAGCGCGATCAGCTCCCGCTCTGGCTGCCGATTGGGCTGGGCGCGGGCATCGCGGCCTGGTTTGTCTTGCCGTCGCAGGCGCATTGGGCAGCGGCAATTTTCACCTTTCTCGCGCTTGCGCTGTTGGGCGTCGCGCTCGGCCTGTTCCGCCGTTCGGGAAAGGCGCTTCTGCTCTTTGGGCTGTCGGGCGCGCTTGGCGTCGCGCTGATCGGCGTGCGTTCTGAAATGGTGGCGGCGCCGCGTCTCGAACGCCCGGTCGTGTCTACTTTTTCCGCCGAGGTCGAAAAGGTTGAGAAACTTCCGGCGCGCGGGCTTGTACGGCTTACGGTCGCGCCCGTGGCCGACGCAAAGCTGCCCCCACGGCTACGCATCAATGTCGTCGACACCGATCCGGTTGCGGTCGTGGTCGCACCCGGCGCACAGATGAGCCTCAAGGCCCGGCTGATGCCCCCGCCCGATGCGGCCGTACCCGGAGCCTATGATTATGCGCGTATCGCCTGGTTTCAGGGTGTCGGCGCCACGGGCCGGGCATTGGGGCCGATCACGCTCCTGTCCGCTGGAAAACCGCGCTGGGGAAGCGATTTTCGCGCCCGACTGACCGCGCATATTCATGAGGCGCTTCCCGGCGCGCCCGGGGGAATAGCCGCTGCGCTCGTGACCGGCGATCGCGGCGCCATCAGCGAAGCGGATGCAGAGGCGATGCGGCGGAGTGGCCTTGCGCATCTGCTCTCTATCAGCGGTCTGCACGTAACCGCCGTGGTCGGCGCGACGATGCTGCTCGTGCTCAAGCTGCTGGCGCTCAGCCCACGCCTGGCGCTGAATGCACCGCTGCTCCTCATTTCAGCCGCCGCCGGGGCTTTGGCCGGCATCGGCTACACGCTGCTCAGCGGTGCTGAGGTGCCGACGATCAGATCGTGCATCGCCGCGCTGCTGGTTCTGGGCGGGCTGGCACTTGGGCGCGATGCGATCACCCTGCGGCTCATCGCCACCGGCGCGTTGTTCGTCCTCCTCTTCTGGCCCGAATCGCTCGTCGGCCCCAGCTTCCAGATGAGTTTTGCTGCCGTCACCGCGCTCGTCGCGCTGCACGAACACCCTCGGATGAAGGCACTTCTCGCGCGCCGCGATGAACCGATGCCAATGACTTTGGCGCGTTCGCTCTTCGGGTTGCTGGCAACCGGCATCGCCGTCGAAATCGCATTGATGCCGATCGCGATGTTCCATTTCCACAAGACCGGTGTTTACGGCGCCCTGGCCAATATCCTTGCCATCCCGCTCACCACCTTTGTCGTCATGCCGCTTGAGGCGCTCGCGCTGGTCTTCGACCTTGTGGGTCTGGGCGCGCCATTCTGGTGGGGGGCAGGGCAGGCGCTCGGCCTGCTGCTCGGGGTTGCGCATTATACGGCGGCGCTGCCGGGGGCGGTGCTCGGCATTCCGATCATCCCCACCGGCGCGTTCGCGCTGACGGTTGCTGGCGGGTTATGGATATGCCTCTGGCGCACGCGCGTTCGCTGGGCCGGGATTTTCCCCTTGGCGCTCGGCATGGGATGGATGCTCGCAACGCCCGCGCCCGATCTGCTCGTCACGGGCGATGGTCGTCATCTCGCCATACGCACGCCAGGGCAGGGCTACGCAATCCTGCGTGATCGCGCTGGCAATTATGTCCGCAACACGCTCGGGGAAAGCGCCGGGACGCAGCAGGAATTGATCTCGCTCGACCAAGCCGGTGCGGCGCGCTGCACGCCGGACAGCTGTGTCATGGAAGTCGCGGATGGGGGACGAACATGGCGCATCCTTGCGCTGCGCAGTTCCTATCTGCTTCCCCGGCAAGAACTCGAACCCGCTTGCGCGCTCGCAAATATTGTCGTCAGC